The proteins below are encoded in one region of Mycobacterium pseudokansasii:
- a CDS encoding SDR family NAD(P)-dependent oxidoreductase yields MSIGSLGSDLRADIARILADSPDALDCTVIERSTEAGERRLVAYVVPARPVTSRGIRDAITAAAAPAQVDVVLVSSVPRTADGEADIASLAMLPVLDETTLARTGAAITGRGAAPAVTVAFAPASADGYAGAIGTARRPAQEPIGDQPAAPSILSGGEARSGGPATLGELLVSAAAECPHRDALRLLSRDGRPTVAGYDELLGEAQRVCGGLQQRGLRPGDRVVLACGEPTGFVPGFWGAVLAGLIVVPSPLPDTVEPQAAIRALQTVMSSAAAAVVVTDLTTARNTPGFANIDELCAAPPGSVVTRSPDDLVLGLPTSGSTGTPKIVGQTHRAVLSNAASACAHNGFSAAEISLNWFPLDHVGGLVMFHIRDVWLRCRQVQVPTEVVLREPLTWLELVDRYRVTVTWAPNFAYQLVTARLQALPPDERPAWDLSCLAFILNGGEPVVADQCLDFLTALAPYGLPAGAMHPAWGMSETCSGVVYSAGFAPGVVDRSSAHVPVGQPIPGCTVRVVDDAGAVRPHGEPGQLQVRGPMITAGYLDDDAATAAAVDPDGWLHTGDRAVIGPAGLTIIGRDKDVIIVGGRNITASEVEAVVDTVCGVDPTWSVAFGVREIGAGTEQIAVVFVPLPGHPAAEVAERVRRAVLREFHVSPDPIRSVTRNDVAKTSIGKPKRALIRQRLFGWAPGLGTRPPVVEVLCTPTLESAPRGPALPVLLLGDRGEFTAALAQALQNRGPALSASTFDPADAQDRRRIRSLLAGGAEHVVYVPPAGPPTPDDVAVRCGDLATVLHVMDQSGSRPSRLSVVTPAGCGYGQALAAFAHSAGRDLPWLSVRVIGSAVSPEAVADELSRPEPAEVDLGLPVRRILTTAPAPNPGTAESAIRAGGRYLVTGGLGGVGRHVCEYLLRQFGARLLVVGTSELDCAQPAGPRGGNLLALRELGREMGDVTYLAVDVADAVAMRAAVEVFEQQDGGPIDGVFALAGELVPRSAVQLSAADIDDMLYAKGRGAIAVEGLLAERHRAIEVYFTSVHSLIGAPELAAYAAANRFQDALAARHRDRGRRAWSIAWSRWAGPGMSQDVAGGDLAAEMGLATIDPAAGIDALDAVLRSRPGWYAVGLDTGNRRLAHLAGGLRPLERIEVRIAGPATDLVPAITDAFGVPVAVHMLGQEPAGPPVQAPAAAGDRDSTMAVLAGIWAEMLKLTDVSAEDDFFELGGHSLLVPRLQERVQQLLGVALPAVAVFEYPTLRELAQVIEDRGACEVSSADQSPPPVDDPRANLRRRASLREASGTS; encoded by the coding sequence GTGAGCATCGGCAGCCTGGGATCGGACCTGCGGGCCGATATCGCCCGGATACTCGCTGACTCCCCAGATGCGTTGGACTGCACAGTTATTGAGCGCAGCACTGAGGCGGGTGAGCGACGCCTGGTCGCCTACGTGGTGCCGGCGCGACCGGTGACCAGCCGCGGGATCCGGGACGCGATCACCGCCGCCGCGGCGCCGGCGCAGGTCGACGTGGTGCTGGTCTCGAGCGTGCCCCGCACCGCCGACGGTGAGGCAGACATCGCGAGCCTGGCGATGCTGCCGGTGCTCGACGAAACGACGCTCGCCCGAACCGGAGCCGCGATTACCGGCCGTGGCGCGGCTCCCGCGGTGACCGTGGCCTTCGCACCGGCGTCCGCGGATGGGTATGCCGGCGCAATCGGCACGGCCCGGCGGCCAGCGCAGGAACCAATCGGCGACCAACCGGCGGCGCCTTCCATCCTCAGTGGCGGGGAGGCCCGCAGCGGCGGCCCGGCGACGCTGGGTGAACTGCTCGTTTCGGCGGCCGCCGAATGCCCGCATCGTGACGCGCTACGCCTGCTCAGCCGGGATGGGCGACCCACCGTGGCCGGTTATGACGAGCTTCTCGGCGAGGCTCAGCGGGTGTGCGGCGGCCTGCAACAACGCGGGTTGCGACCCGGGGACCGCGTTGTGCTGGCCTGCGGTGAACCCACCGGGTTTGTGCCCGGCTTCTGGGGTGCGGTGTTGGCCGGGCTGATCGTTGTCCCATCGCCGCTGCCGGACACCGTTGAGCCGCAAGCCGCAATACGTGCCCTGCAGACCGTCATGTCGTCGGCCGCGGCGGCTGTGGTGGTGACCGACCTGACCACGGCGCGAAACACGCCGGGCTTTGCCAACATTGATGAGTTGTGCGCGGCCCCGCCCGGCTCGGTGGTGACCCGATCGCCCGACGACCTGGTGCTTGGATTGCCCACCAGCGGCAGTACCGGCACGCCCAAAATTGTCGGTCAGACGCACCGCGCGGTCCTGTCCAACGCCGCATCGGCCTGCGCCCACAACGGATTCAGCGCCGCGGAAATCTCACTGAACTGGTTCCCGCTCGACCACGTCGGTGGGCTGGTCATGTTCCACATCCGAGACGTCTGGTTGCGTTGCCGGCAAGTGCAGGTGCCCACCGAGGTGGTCCTGCGTGAGCCGCTGACCTGGCTGGAACTGGTTGACCGGTATCGGGTCACGGTCACCTGGGCGCCCAACTTCGCCTACCAGCTGGTGACGGCGCGGCTGCAAGCGTTGCCGCCCGACGAGCGGCCCGCATGGGATTTGTCTTGTCTGGCATTCATTCTCAACGGCGGCGAACCCGTCGTCGCCGATCAATGCCTGGACTTCCTGACCGCCCTCGCCCCCTACGGCCTGCCGGCCGGGGCGATGCACCCGGCCTGGGGGATGTCGGAAACGTGTTCGGGGGTGGTGTATTCGGCCGGCTTCGCCCCGGGGGTGGTCGATCGGTCGAGCGCGCACGTGCCGGTGGGGCAACCGATTCCGGGGTGCACGGTACGGGTGGTCGACGACGCCGGAGCGGTGCGGCCGCACGGCGAACCAGGGCAGCTGCAGGTTCGGGGGCCGATGATCACCGCCGGCTACCTCGACGACGACGCGGCCACCGCGGCGGCGGTGGATCCCGACGGGTGGTTGCACACCGGAGATCGCGCGGTGATCGGACCCGCGGGCCTGACCATCATCGGCAGGGACAAAGACGTCATCATCGTCGGCGGCCGCAACATCACCGCGAGCGAGGTCGAGGCCGTCGTCGACACGGTCTGCGGGGTCGACCCGACGTGGAGCGTCGCCTTCGGTGTCCGTGAGATCGGCGCCGGGACCGAACAGATCGCGGTCGTTTTCGTGCCGCTGCCCGGGCACCCCGCGGCGGAGGTGGCCGAACGGGTGCGTCGTGCGGTGCTGCGGGAGTTCCACGTCAGCCCCGACCCCATCCGTTCCGTTACCCGAAATGACGTGGCCAAGACGTCGATCGGCAAACCGAAACGGGCACTGATTCGCCAGCGGCTGTTCGGTTGGGCGCCGGGCTTAGGCACCCGTCCTCCGGTGGTCGAGGTGTTGTGCACACCCACCCTCGAATCAGCGCCCCGCGGCCCGGCCCTGCCGGTGTTGTTGCTGGGGGACCGCGGGGAGTTCACCGCCGCGCTGGCCCAGGCATTGCAGAATCGCGGACCTGCGTTGAGCGCCAGCACTTTCGATCCCGCGGATGCCCAGGACCGCAGGCGTATCCGGTCGCTGCTCGCCGGCGGCGCCGAGCATGTGGTCTATGTGCCACCCGCGGGACCGCCGACACCCGACGACGTGGCCGTTCGGTGCGGCGATCTGGCCACCGTGCTGCACGTCATGGACCAAAGCGGGTCGCGACCGTCGCGGCTGTCGGTGGTAACCCCGGCGGGCTGCGGCTATGGCCAGGCACTGGCGGCATTTGCGCACAGCGCCGGCCGGGACCTGCCCTGGCTGTCGGTCCGGGTCATCGGCTCAGCGGTCTCACCCGAAGCGGTAGCCGACGAGTTGTCCCGGCCGGAACCGGCCGAGGTGGACCTTGGGCTGCCGGTCCGGCGGATCCTGACCACCGCGCCAGCGCCCAACCCGGGGACCGCTGAATCGGCAATCCGGGCTGGCGGGCGCTACCTCGTCACCGGCGGCCTGGGCGGTGTCGGCCGGCACGTCTGCGAATACCTGCTCCGCCAATTCGGCGCGCGCCTGCTTGTTGTGGGGACATCGGAGCTGGACTGCGCCCAGCCCGCCGGGCCGCGCGGGGGCAACCTGCTCGCGCTCCGCGAGCTGGGCCGCGAGATGGGAGACGTGACCTATCTCGCGGTCGATGTCGCCGACGCCGTGGCCATGCGCGCTGCTGTCGAGGTATTCGAGCAGCAGGACGGCGGGCCCATCGACGGGGTGTTCGCGCTGGCCGGCGAGCTGGTGCCACGGTCAGCGGTGCAGCTGTCGGCGGCCGACATCGACGACATGCTCTACGCCAAGGGCCGTGGCGCCATCGCCGTCGAGGGGCTCCTGGCCGAGCGCCACCGCGCGATCGAGGTCTATTTCACCTCGGTGCATAGCCTCATCGGTGCGCCGGAACTGGCCGCCTACGCGGCCGCCAACCGGTTCCAGGACGCCCTCGCCGCCCGTCACCGGGACCGGGGCAGACGTGCCTGGTCGATCGCATGGAGCCGGTGGGCCGGTCCCGGTATGAGCCAGGACGTCGCCGGCGGTGACCTGGCGGCCGAGATGGGGCTGGCCACCATCGACCCGGCGGCGGGGATCGATGCGCTCGATGCCGTCCTGCGTTCCCGGCCGGGCTGGTACGCGGTGGGGTTGGATACCGGTAATCGGCGCCTGGCGCATTTGGCCGGAGGCCTGCGGCCGCTGGAACGGATCGAGGTCCGGATAGCGGGGCCCGCAACGGATCTCGTGCCGGCGATCACCGACGCTTTCGGGGTCCCGGTCGCGGTGCACATGCTGGGACAGGAACCGGCCGGCCCGCCGGTACAGGCACCGGCCGCCGCGGGTGATCGGGACTCGACCATGGCAGTGCTCGCCGGCATCTGGGCTGAGATGCTCAAGCTGACCGACGTGTCGGCAGAGGATGACTTTTTCGAACTGGGCGGGCATTCGTTATTGGTGCCGCGGTTGCAGGAGCGGGTCCAGCAGTTGCTGGGTGTGGCGTTGCCCGCGGTCGCGGTGTTCGAGTACCCGACGCTGCGGGAACTGGCCCAGGTGATCGAGGACCGCGGCGCCTGCGAGGTCAGCAGCGCGGACCAGAGCCCGCCACCAGTCGATGATCCGCGCGCAAACCTGCGCCGGCGCGCGTCGTTGCGCGAGGCGTCCGGGACGAGCTGA
- a CDS encoding phytanoyl-CoA dioxygenase family protein, with product MSTSATAVPAAVLRAFPALARQLDASPVPAKVLFVHDDFIVRAGPTRYSREVFSDPTAAWRTFCANNFRADDPSPPEAASLPLHEWNTEFSWRPIEGPSRLLDDAQRRQYNDDGYCVLPDVVPPDVVETLIAEVDRLERIGEQRLRGMQEGRAFIARADEITFTTHIVRNSPFTRRFYTSKLFCDLVFDIIGPDVRLYWDQAVYKKPFSPLPFPWHQDNGYTFVEPQQYLTCWVALSDSDESNGGLQMVPGVHTLGTIAHRRTPLGYVCYDETPATAQSLTTKAGTIVCMSGTTPHQTGPNSTGDIRRALVAQFVPEGAVAITREADGNIVRLPTNDPIRQFPIIAAGASVG from the coding sequence ATGAGCACCTCAGCGACGGCAGTCCCGGCCGCCGTGCTGCGCGCGTTTCCCGCGCTGGCGCGCCAACTCGATGCGAGCCCGGTGCCGGCGAAGGTCTTGTTCGTCCACGACGACTTCATTGTCCGAGCCGGACCCACACGGTACAGCCGAGAGGTCTTCAGCGACCCCACCGCGGCATGGCGCACGTTCTGCGCCAACAATTTCCGAGCCGACGACCCGTCGCCACCGGAAGCGGCCAGCCTGCCGTTGCACGAATGGAACACCGAATTCAGCTGGCGGCCAATCGAAGGACCGTCACGGCTGCTCGATGACGCCCAGCGCCGACAATACAACGACGACGGTTACTGCGTGCTGCCCGACGTGGTGCCGCCGGACGTCGTTGAGACGCTGATAGCCGAGGTGGACCGGTTGGAACGCATCGGCGAGCAACGACTGCGCGGAATGCAGGAGGGACGCGCCTTCATCGCACGCGCCGACGAGATCACCTTTACCACCCACATCGTTCGCAATTCACCGTTCACGCGACGTTTCTATACATCAAAGCTGTTCTGCGACTTAGTCTTCGACATCATTGGCCCGGACGTGCGGTTGTATTGGGACCAGGCGGTGTACAAGAAGCCGTTCTCGCCCCTGCCGTTCCCCTGGCATCAGGACAACGGGTACACCTTCGTCGAGCCGCAGCAGTACCTGACGTGTTGGGTGGCACTCAGCGACAGCGACGAGTCCAACGGTGGCCTGCAGATGGTGCCCGGCGTGCACACCCTCGGCACCATCGCCCACCGGCGTACGCCGCTCGGATATGTGTGCTATGACGAGACACCTGCCACCGCACAGTCATTGACGACGAAAGCCGGAACGATTGTGTGCATGAGCGGCACCACGCCGCATCAGACCGGACCCAACTCGACCGGGGATATCCGCCGCGCGCTGGTGGCGCAGTTCGTTCCCGAAGGCGCTGTCGCGATCACCAGGGAAGCCGACGGAAACATCGTGCGACTGCCGACCAACGACCCGATCCGCCAGTTCCCGATCATCGCCGCAGGTGCCAGTGTTGGCTGA